The genomic segment GGCGCGTTCCTCCTTGTTGATCCAGGTGCGGAAGGACGCCTCCATCAGCGGGTCCAACCCGGAGGTGGGCTCGTCGAGCAGCAGCAGCTCCACGTCGGAGGCCAGCGCAGCGACTAGGGCGACCTTCTGGCGGTTGCCCTTGGAGTAGGTGCGCGCCTTCTTGCGGGGGTCCAGGTCGAACAGCTCCAGCAGGCGCTGCCTGCGTTTGGGGTCCAGCCCACCGCGCAGGCGCCCCAGCAGGTCGATCACCTCCCCGCCCGACAGGCTGGGCCACAAGCTGACGTCGCCGGGCACATAGGCCAGGCGGCGGTGGAGGGCGACCGCGTCGCGCCAGGGATCGCCGCCCAGCAGCTCGGCGTTGCCGGCGTCGGCGCGCAGCAGGCCGAGCAGGATGCGGATGGTGGTGGTCTTGCCGGCGCCGTTGGGTCCGAGGAAGCCGTGGACCTCGCCGGTGCGGACCGACAGGTCGAGCCCGTCGAGGGCTCGGGTAGGGCCGAAGGTCTTGACCAGGCCCGCGATGGAGATGGCGGTAGCATCCATAATGATTTAG from the Actinomycetes bacterium genome contains:
- a CDS encoding ABC transporter ATP-binding protein; the encoded protein is MDATAISIAGLVKTFGPTRALDGLDLSVRTGEVHGFLGPNGAGKTTTIRILLGLLRADAGNAELLGGDPWRDAVALHRRLAYVPGDVSLWPSLSGGEVIDLLGRLRGGLDPKRRQRLLELFDLDPRKKARTYSKGNRQKVALVAALASDVELLLLDEPTSGLDPLMEASFRTWINKEERARGRTVLLSSHILAEVEALADRLSIIRAGRVVESGTLADLRHLTRTSVTAELAAPPDGLLDLPGVHNLEVDGTRVRLQVDTDKLDAVLRRLTAVGMRSLVSQPPTLEELFLRHYQAEQVATPAGDGQPTRKGARR